In the Telopea speciosissima isolate NSW1024214 ecotype Mountain lineage chromosome 2, Tspe_v1, whole genome shotgun sequence genome, one interval contains:
- the LOC122652623 gene encoding uncharacterized protein LOC122652623 isoform X1 produces MEESDDRDFQGNVVRQTSLRQSGNLKSSFSGRSTPRGSPSFRRLHSSRTPRREARSSGGCLRWIASNRLLLWLFLIALWAYLGFHVQSRWAHGDNKEELIGYGSKPGGIYNMEQDHQPQLITNRDSTAVENASTENKEEIQNVSQFKRLDLSLAKNGDHLPPHRRKRKRSTVERRSRGKTSGRQKSVVEGRNSSLEEWEVEIPRRNTSFGLLVGPFESTEDRVLGWSPEKRRGTCDRKGALVQLVWSRKFVLIFHELSVTGAPLSMMELATELMSCGATVSSVVLNKKGGLMAELARRRIKVLEDKTELSYKTAMRADLIIAGSAVCASWIEQYLTRFPAGSNQIVWWIMENRREYFDRSKLMLNQVKMLMFLSELQSKQWLAWSEEEGIKLKSQLALVPLSVNDELAFVAGLPCSLNTPSSTIEKMMEKRQLLRDAIRKGMGLTDNDMLVMSLSSINPGKGQLLLLESARLVVGLDLSLVESESIDLIKIGQDYSSLPIKKPSRALFQHKHQINESSNELYSFDKSTLTLKEAEQKDLKLQILLMPTNDTNASTSDSDVKMRKLLSDKEGTKKQNLKVLIGSVGSKSNKVPYVKGMLRFLSQHSNLSKSVLWTPATTRVASLYAAADVYIINSQGLGETFGRVTIEAMAFGLPVLGTDAGGTKEIVDHNVTGLLHPIGHHGAQVLAQNIQLLLKNPTMRKQMAISGRRKVERMYLKHHMYKNLADVLLKCMRIK; encoded by the exons ATGGAGGAAAGTGACGATAGAGATTTTCAAGGAAATGTTGTTAGGCAGACATCTCTACGTCAAAGCGGGAACTTGAAATCTTCGTTTTCAGGGAGATCAACTCCTAGGGGTTCTCCTTCGTTTAGAAGATTACATTCCAGTCGAACTCCTCGAAGAGAAGCTCGAAGCAGTGGAGGGTGTTTACGGTGGATAGCAAGTAACCGTTTGCTGTTATGGTTATTCTTAATAGCTCTCTGGGCCTATCTAGGGTTTCATGTTCAGTCCAGATGGGCTCATGGTGATAACAAGGAAGAGCTGATAGGTTATGGAAGTAAACCAGGTGGTATTTACAACATGGAACAGGATCATCAACCACAATTGATTACAAACAGAGATTCTACGGCAGTTGAAAATGCTTCTACTgagaataaagaagaaatacaaaatGTATCACAATTTAAAAGACTGGATTTATCTTTGGCCAAAAATGGGGATCACCTTCCACCCCatagaaggaagagaaagagatcaaCTGTGGAGAGAAGGTCACGTGGTAAGACAAGTGGAAGACAAAAGAGTGTTGTTGAAGGTCGAAACAGCAGCTTGGAAGAGTGGGAAGTGGAAATTCCTAGAAGAAATACTTCATTTGGTTTGTTAGTTGGTCCCTTTGAGTCGACAGAGGATAGAGTATTGGGATGGAGCCCTGAAAAGCGAAGAGGTACCTGTGATCGGAAGGGAGCGTTAGTGCAACTCGTCTGGTCTAGAAAATTTGTGTTGATATTCCACGAGCTTTCAGTGACAGGGGCTCCACTTTCAATGATGGAATTGGCCACCGAGCTTATGAGCTGTGGAGCCACAGTGTCTTCTGTGGTTCTTAATAAGAAGGGTGGATTGATGGCAGAGCTTGCTAGGCGAAGGATCAAAGTGCTTGAGGACAAGACAGAGCTGAGCTACAAAACTGCTATGAGGGCTGATCTTATCATTGCAGGATCTGCTGTATGTGCATCGTGGATCG AGCAATACCTCACACGATTTCCTGCTGGATCAAATCAAATTGTTTGGTGGATCATGGAGAATCGGCGGGAGTACTTTGATCGATCAAAGCTAATGCTCAATCAAGTAAAAATGTTGATGTTTCTTTCTGAATTACAGTCTAAACAATGGCTAGCATGGAGTGAGGAAGAAGGCATTAAGCTGAAGTCTCAGCTTGCTTTGGTTCCACTTTCTGTAAATGATGAACTGGCCTTTGTGGCAGGCCTTCCTTGCTCCCTAAATACACCATCTTCCACCATTGAAAAGATGATGGAGAAAAGGCAGCTTCTAAGAGATGCAATTAGAAAGGGGATGGGATTAACAGATAATGATATGCTTGTGATGTCTCTTAGTAGCATCAACCCTGGAAAGGGCCAACTATTGCTCCTTGAATCAGCCAGATTGGTGGTTGGACTAGACCTTTCTCTGGTAGAGTCGGAAAGCATTGATTTGATAAAAATAGGCCAAGATTATTCTTCCTTGCCTATAAAGAAACCTTCAAGAGCTTTGTTTCAACATAAGCACCAGATTAACGAATCCTCCAATGAATTATACAGTTTTGACAAATCTACTCTTACTTTAAAGGAAGCTGAGCAGAAAGACTTGAAGTTACAGATTCTCCTCATGCCCACCAATGACACGAATGCTTCAACCTCTGACAGTGATGTCAAAATGAGGAAACTTTTGTCTGACAAAGAGGGGACTAAAAAGCAGAATCTTAAAGTTTTAATTGGTTCTGTTGGATCCAAGAGTAATAAAGTGCCTTATGTCAAAGGTATGCTCAGATTCTTGTCTCAACACTCAAATCTGTCAAAGTCAGTGTTATGGACTCCAGCAACTACACGTGTTGCCTCACTCTATGCTGCAGCAGATGTTTACATTATAAACTCCCAG GGGCTTGGAGAAACATTCGGAAGAGTGACGATTGAAGCAATGGCATTTGGCCTTCCA GTTCTTGGAACAGATGCTGGGGGGACAAAGGAGATTGTCGATCACAATGTAACAGGTCTTCTTCATCCAATCGGGCATCATGGTGCTCAAGTCCTTGCTCAGAATATCCAATTGTTGCTTAAAAACCCAACAATGAGGAAACAGATGGCGATTAGCgggaggaggaaggtggagaggATGTACTTGAAGCACCACATGTACAAGAACCTTGCAGATGTCCTATTGAAGTGCATGAGAATCAAATAG
- the LOC122652623 gene encoding uncharacterized protein LOC122652623 isoform X2 has protein sequence MEESDDRDFQGNVVRQTSLRQSGNLKSSFSGRSTPRGSPSFRRLHSSRTPRREARSSGGCLRWIASNRLLLWLFLIALWAYLGFHVQSRWAHGDNKEELIGYGSKPGGIYNMEQDHQPENASTENKEEIQNVSQFKRLDLSLAKNGDHLPPHRRKRKRSTVERRSRGKTSGRQKSVVEGRNSSLEEWEVEIPRRNTSFGLLVGPFESTEDRVLGWSPEKRRGTCDRKGALVQLVWSRKFVLIFHELSVTGAPLSMMELATELMSCGATVSSVVLNKKGGLMAELARRRIKVLEDKTELSYKTAMRADLIIAGSAVCASWIEQYLTRFPAGSNQIVWWIMENRREYFDRSKLMLNQVKMLMFLSELQSKQWLAWSEEEGIKLKSQLALVPLSVNDELAFVAGLPCSLNTPSSTIEKMMEKRQLLRDAIRKGMGLTDNDMLVMSLSSINPGKGQLLLLESARLVVGLDLSLVESESIDLIKIGQDYSSLPIKKPSRALFQHKHQINESSNELYSFDKSTLTLKEAEQKDLKLQILLMPTNDTNASTSDSDVKMRKLLSDKEGTKKQNLKVLIGSVGSKSNKVPYVKGMLRFLSQHSNLSKSVLWTPATTRVASLYAAADVYIINSQGLGETFGRVTIEAMAFGLPVLGTDAGGTKEIVDHNVTGLLHPIGHHGAQVLAQNIQLLLKNPTMRKQMAISGRRKVERMYLKHHMYKNLADVLLKCMRIK, from the exons ATGGAGGAAAGTGACGATAGAGATTTTCAAGGAAATGTTGTTAGGCAGACATCTCTACGTCAAAGCGGGAACTTGAAATCTTCGTTTTCAGGGAGATCAACTCCTAGGGGTTCTCCTTCGTTTAGAAGATTACATTCCAGTCGAACTCCTCGAAGAGAAGCTCGAAGCAGTGGAGGGTGTTTACGGTGGATAGCAAGTAACCGTTTGCTGTTATGGTTATTCTTAATAGCTCTCTGGGCCTATCTAGGGTTTCATGTTCAGTCCAGATGGGCTCATGGTGATAACAAGGAAGAGCTGATAGGTTATGGAAGTAAACCAGGTGGTATTTACAACATGGAACAGGATCATCAACCA GAAAATGCTTCTACTgagaataaagaagaaatacaaaatGTATCACAATTTAAAAGACTGGATTTATCTTTGGCCAAAAATGGGGATCACCTTCCACCCCatagaaggaagagaaagagatcaaCTGTGGAGAGAAGGTCACGTGGTAAGACAAGTGGAAGACAAAAGAGTGTTGTTGAAGGTCGAAACAGCAGCTTGGAAGAGTGGGAAGTGGAAATTCCTAGAAGAAATACTTCATTTGGTTTGTTAGTTGGTCCCTTTGAGTCGACAGAGGATAGAGTATTGGGATGGAGCCCTGAAAAGCGAAGAGGTACCTGTGATCGGAAGGGAGCGTTAGTGCAACTCGTCTGGTCTAGAAAATTTGTGTTGATATTCCACGAGCTTTCAGTGACAGGGGCTCCACTTTCAATGATGGAATTGGCCACCGAGCTTATGAGCTGTGGAGCCACAGTGTCTTCTGTGGTTCTTAATAAGAAGGGTGGATTGATGGCAGAGCTTGCTAGGCGAAGGATCAAAGTGCTTGAGGACAAGACAGAGCTGAGCTACAAAACTGCTATGAGGGCTGATCTTATCATTGCAGGATCTGCTGTATGTGCATCGTGGATCG AGCAATACCTCACACGATTTCCTGCTGGATCAAATCAAATTGTTTGGTGGATCATGGAGAATCGGCGGGAGTACTTTGATCGATCAAAGCTAATGCTCAATCAAGTAAAAATGTTGATGTTTCTTTCTGAATTACAGTCTAAACAATGGCTAGCATGGAGTGAGGAAGAAGGCATTAAGCTGAAGTCTCAGCTTGCTTTGGTTCCACTTTCTGTAAATGATGAACTGGCCTTTGTGGCAGGCCTTCCTTGCTCCCTAAATACACCATCTTCCACCATTGAAAAGATGATGGAGAAAAGGCAGCTTCTAAGAGATGCAATTAGAAAGGGGATGGGATTAACAGATAATGATATGCTTGTGATGTCTCTTAGTAGCATCAACCCTGGAAAGGGCCAACTATTGCTCCTTGAATCAGCCAGATTGGTGGTTGGACTAGACCTTTCTCTGGTAGAGTCGGAAAGCATTGATTTGATAAAAATAGGCCAAGATTATTCTTCCTTGCCTATAAAGAAACCTTCAAGAGCTTTGTTTCAACATAAGCACCAGATTAACGAATCCTCCAATGAATTATACAGTTTTGACAAATCTACTCTTACTTTAAAGGAAGCTGAGCAGAAAGACTTGAAGTTACAGATTCTCCTCATGCCCACCAATGACACGAATGCTTCAACCTCTGACAGTGATGTCAAAATGAGGAAACTTTTGTCTGACAAAGAGGGGACTAAAAAGCAGAATCTTAAAGTTTTAATTGGTTCTGTTGGATCCAAGAGTAATAAAGTGCCTTATGTCAAAGGTATGCTCAGATTCTTGTCTCAACACTCAAATCTGTCAAAGTCAGTGTTATGGACTCCAGCAACTACACGTGTTGCCTCACTCTATGCTGCAGCAGATGTTTACATTATAAACTCCCAG GGGCTTGGAGAAACATTCGGAAGAGTGACGATTGAAGCAATGGCATTTGGCCTTCCA GTTCTTGGAACAGATGCTGGGGGGACAAAGGAGATTGTCGATCACAATGTAACAGGTCTTCTTCATCCAATCGGGCATCATGGTGCTCAAGTCCTTGCTCAGAATATCCAATTGTTGCTTAAAAACCCAACAATGAGGAAACAGATGGCGATTAGCgggaggaggaaggtggagaggATGTACTTGAAGCACCACATGTACAAGAACCTTGCAGATGTCCTATTGAAGTGCATGAGAATCAAATAG